The window AGGTTGAGAAGCACCAGATCCGGTTGCGGTGTCTCCGAATAGTTCCCTCGCTGATTGATAAAGTCGAAGGCCTCGCTACTGGTGTGAACCACCGTGATGTTGTTCGTAAGCGTTGTCGCTTCGAACGATCTAACGAGCCCAGCAATGCTATCCGGTTCCGGTTCGACGAGAAGAACGTCGTAGGTTCGGTCACTACGTTGTCTGTACGTATCCACACCAATCTTGTATCGAATATAGAACAATGTACCCAAACCAACTTTGCCCAATTATTTTGGTTCGGTCTCCAGTGAGGACCAGGTGATCGGAGCCAGAGAGTCCACCGTCTGTCTCACCTACCCAAAAATCTGCCCAAACATCGCAGCCTGACCCCGCCGCAGTCGTTCGAGGAACGCCGATTTTCCGATTCCCAACTCGTCTCCGACCTCGCTGGCGGTAACGGCTTTTGGTACCTGGAAGTACCCCATTTCGTAGGCGACCCGGAGGGCCGCTTCCTGTGCGGGCGTGAGATCCCATCGGCCAGCGACCGCTCGCTCGTCCTCGTCGCCGAGCGGATAAATTCGCTCGAGGGTCACGCCAACCGTTTCGCCGGCGGCCTCGAGGACACCCTCGAGGACGTTGTGGCCGACGACGGCCCCGGTGTAGCGTTCCTCGCCGCCGTCGTACTGGATCGAATCGACGAGGAAACCCGCGTCGATCAGCGCGTGGACGATACAGGGGTGACGGGACAGACACCGGTAGTTGATTCGGCCATCGGAGCGAGAGGCGTGCAGGTAGCGGAGCCGGTCGTCGTCGTCGAGCGTCTCGGTGAGACGGCCCTCTGCCGGCCCGCTACACCGCAAAAGCGTGTAACCGTCAGACCGACGCTGTGGCGGGCGGGCGTCGATACGTTGGCCGGTCACCCGCGTGGCGTCCGCCAGGGGACAGTGGTCGCCGGTGACGGCGAACTCGACGACGAGACACTCCTCGATCACGCACGAAAATACGGCAGCTTGATATATAAATGCCGCCTATGGGCGGGCTAACAGGTACGCCACTCGATCCCGAATAATTGATCATGGATCTCGAGACGGTCAAACAGCGGGCTGAGCCGCGGGCGTTCAGTCCGAAAGACGACCTCCCCGAGGAGTACCGGAAGGCGGCGACCCGGATGATCCAGTTCCACGCGAACTCGGAAATTATGGGCGCGTACCTGGAGCGGCCGTTCATCCGACAGGCACCGTCGCTCGACCGAAAGCTCGCGTTCTCCGCGAAGGTACAGGACGAAATCGGTCACGGACAACTCCTGTACCGGGCGGCCGAATCCCTGGGAATCAAAACCCGCGACGAGATGCTCGACGAACTGGCCAACGGCGAGGGGAAGTTCCTCAACTGCTTCCACTACCCGATGGAGAAGTGGACCGAGACGCCGATGATCGGCTTCTTCGTCGACGGCGCGGCGATGCGTCGCCAGGCCACGCTCAAGCGCTCGAGCTGGGAGCCCTACGCCCACGCCATGGACAAGGTCTGCTTCGAGGAGGGGTTCCACGTCAAACACGGCGAGGACATCCTGCGTGAACTCGCAACTGGGTCGCGGAAAGAACAGGAGATGGTTCAGGAGGCCTTCGACGTGTGGTGGCCACGCATCATCCAGTTCTTTGGCCCAACCGACGACAAGAGCACCCACCACGACTTCTCGAGCGAGGTCGGGCTCAAGATGATGAGCAATGACGAGCTTCGAAACGCCTTCCTGACGGCATACATCCCGAAGGCGAAGAAGTACGGACTCGAGATTCCGGACGAACCGCGGATCGAGAAGCGCGACGACGGCACCTACAAAGTCGTCGAGGACGACCTCGACTGGGACGAGTTCTTCACCGTCGCCAAAAACGACTACGACGGGAGCTACGAACAGATCGGGAAGCGCCACGACACCCAGGAGGCCGTCGAGTGGGTGCGCAGCGTCCTCGACGAGAACGAACAGGCGGCGATGGGAACCGCCCCACAGGCGGCTGATTGAACATGATCTGGGAAGTCTTTCGACAGGAGAAACCGGGTGGCTACCACACCCACTGTGGTAACGTACACGCGCCAGACGCCGAGATGGCGAAGCTGTTCGCCGAAATCCAGCACGGACGGCGGAAACCGACCAACAGTCTTTGGGTCGTCCCACAACCGGAGGTCGCAGAAGTCGACACCGAGGACACGAACTTCGGGGGGACGACCGACAAGTCCTACCGATGGGCGATGACCTACAATCGCGTCGACGAGTCCTTCGCCGAAGAGGTTGCCGAGTCCCAGCGCGAACAGGAAACCGCCGACCGTGAACGAGACCAGGTCACCGCGGGTGGGAACCAATGAGCGCTATCGACCATCTGTCGAGACCCGACGACCTCGAGACCGACGAGCGCGAAGCCGTCGAAGCCCTGCTCTACCGACTGGCGGACGACGAGTTCGTCCTCGCCGAACGCTACACCGAGTGGCAGGTGCGCTCGCCGACGCTCGAGTCCGATCTCGCGCTCTCGAACATCGCCCAGGACGAACTGGGCCACGCCCGCCTCTGGTACGACCTACTCGAGGACTTCGGCTACGAGGAGGCCGATCTGCTCTGGGAGCGCGACCCGTCCGACTTCAAACACTCGACGCTGGTCGAACTCCCGTTCGAATCGGGTGACTGGGCCGACGCCATCGTTCGCTCGTACCTGTACGACGAGGCCGAACACCTGCGCCTCGAGGCGCTCGAGGACTCCGCGTACCCCCGGATCGTCGACCGCGTCGGCAAGGTGCAGGGCGAGGAGCGGTATCACCGCGAGCACGCCACGAACTGGCTCGAGCGACTGTCGTCGACCGACGACGGCCGCGAGCGCGTCCAGGCGGCCGTCGACCGGCTCTTCCCGCACGCGCTGACGCTGTTTGAACCCGTGAACCCGGAACTCGAAGCTCGTATCGACGAGTACGGCATCCGAACCCGGTCGCTCGACGAACTGG of the Natronosalvus vescus genome contains:
- the paaB gene encoding 1,2-phenylacetyl-CoA epoxidase subunit PaaB; translated protein: MIWEVFRQEKPGGYHTHCGNVHAPDAEMAKLFAEIQHGRRKPTNSLWVVPQPEVAEVDTEDTNFGGTTDKSYRWAMTYNRVDESFAEEVAESQREQETADRERDQVTAGGNQ
- the paaA gene encoding 1,2-phenylacetyl-CoA epoxidase subunit PaaA — protein: MDLETVKQRAEPRAFSPKDDLPEEYRKAATRMIQFHANSEIMGAYLERPFIRQAPSLDRKLAFSAKVQDEIGHGQLLYRAAESLGIKTRDEMLDELANGEGKFLNCFHYPMEKWTETPMIGFFVDGAAMRRQATLKRSSWEPYAHAMDKVCFEEGFHVKHGEDILRELATGSRKEQEMVQEAFDVWWPRIIQFFGPTDDKSTHHDFSSEVGLKMMSNDELRNAFLTAYIPKAKKYGLEIPDEPRIEKRDDGTYKVVEDDLDWDEFFTVAKNDYDGSYEQIGKRHDTQEAVEWVRSVLDENEQAAMGTAPQAAD
- a CDS encoding helix-turn-helix domain-containing protein → MIEECLVVEFAVTGDHCPLADATRVTGQRIDARPPQRRSDGYTLLRCSGPAEGRLTETLDDDDRLRYLHASRSDGRINYRCLSRHPCIVHALIDAGFLVDSIQYDGGEERYTGAVVGHNVLEGVLEAAGETVGVTLERIYPLGDEDERAVAGRWDLTPAQEAALRVAYEMGYFQVPKAVTASEVGDELGIGKSAFLERLRRGQAAMFGQIFG
- the paaC gene encoding 1,2-phenylacetyl-CoA epoxidase subunit PaaC gives rise to the protein MSAIDHLSRPDDLETDEREAVEALLYRLADDEFVLAERYTEWQVRSPTLESDLALSNIAQDELGHARLWYDLLEDFGYEEADLLWERDPSDFKHSTLVELPFESGDWADAIVRSYLYDEAEHLRLEALEDSAYPRIVDRVGKVQGEERYHREHATNWLERLSSTDDGRERVQAAVDRLFPHALTLFEPVNPELEARIDEYGIRTRSLDELGETWLETVVPFLESLGIETPVSDSHEVTENDLPEVRGRDGTHTDEWFDLYDEFTHTYRELGRTSADRIMADPDDE